One region of Saprospiraceae bacterium genomic DNA includes:
- a CDS encoding lysophospholipid acyltransferase family protein, translated as MTDYIGYFFLRVIIEIFRFVPFRIVYAISDGLAYLLLRVVGYRKGVVAENLRRAFPEKDDAEIKRLMWLSYQNLADNTLESLKLFTTPIPEIHRRCPVLNPELVNQYLDQGQPIILAGSHYNNWEICGITMPPHFHGATVTAFKPLSNKLMDRYLNSARSRTGMEMVGMEDTFKEMRKRAGKPVVYILLADQSPSSRKSAHWVPFFGQDTASLPGTDVLARKFGFPVLYFHVRRTKRGFYEVEFFEIWKNPHEAAEMDITRAYARHLEAIIREQPENWLWSHKRWKIKRES; from the coding sequence ATGACGGATTACATCGGCTATTTCTTCCTGCGCGTCATTATCGAGATATTTCGGTTCGTGCCTTTTCGGATAGTTTACGCTATATCCGATGGGTTAGCGTATCTGCTGCTCCGTGTTGTCGGGTATCGCAAAGGGGTAGTCGCTGAAAACCTGCGGCGGGCATTCCCCGAAAAAGACGATGCGGAGATAAAGCGATTGATGTGGCTTTCTTACCAAAATCTGGCCGACAACACGCTTGAAAGTCTCAAACTCTTCACCACGCCTATCCCCGAAATCCATCGCCGCTGCCCTGTGCTCAACCCCGAGTTGGTAAATCAATATCTCGACCAAGGGCAGCCCATCATTCTCGCCGGGAGCCATTACAACAACTGGGAAATTTGTGGCATCACCATGCCCCCGCACTTTCACGGGGCCACGGTGACGGCTTTCAAGCCGCTGTCGAACAAGCTGATGGACCGCTATCTCAATAGTGCCCGCTCCCGAACGGGTATGGAGATGGTGGGTATGGAAGACACATTCAAGGAAATGCGCAAGCGGGCAGGCAAACCGGTTGTTTATATTTTGCTGGCCGACCAGTCGCCGAGCAGTCGGAAAAGCGCGCATTGGGTGCCGTTCTTTGGGCAAGACACCGCCTCGTTGCCGGGCACCGATGTGCTGGCGCGAAAATTCGGCTTTCCCGTACTTTATTTTCATGTGAGGCGCACCAAGCGCGGCTTTTATGAGGTTGAGTTCTTCGAAATCTGGAAAAACCCGCACGAGGCTGCCGAAATGGACATCACTCGCGCTTATGCTCGTCATTTGGAGGCCATCATCAGGGAGCAGCCGGAAAATTGGCTGTGGAGCCACAAACGCTGGAAAATCAAGCGCGAATCTTGA
- a CDS encoding MltA domain-containing protein, which yields MLTLKRFFIADVTLLTACLAIVWLSIERPASLALSAGMAGLFNAPYEPASASEAVPAVKETTPTIGTSDSKATILVETSKPRATKRRLSSKVLVPGGPDTIPYLSFDPSMLKAMFEQANYLRRSDVPKTGASGISKEEMLRTVELLQNVQLLDPTVMLTTFDFYGINTDLHNNRVRMTGYYTPVIKASRVRTSEYTVPMLRRPESNVPPAELIEEGALEGRGLELAWLRSKKELANAQLQGNCLVEFSDGQRQHFGFGGSVKRSKGGKGKYVFFTPVDNEVLGCGFFPLTAGYSVAVDPRFIPIGSTLLAELPNIDANGKLLGYTYRIIFAQDRGGAILTTKRMDLYSGVGQMGLQEARKINRYGRLWLMLPKER from the coding sequence ATGCTGACTTTAAAACGATTCTTCATCGCAGATGTGACTTTGCTAACCGCTTGTCTCGCAATTGTTTGGCTAAGTATCGAGCGTCCCGCTTCCTTAGCCTTGAGCGCAGGCATGGCTGGTCTGTTCAACGCACCTTACGAGCCAGCTTCCGCAAGCGAAGCAGTGCCTGCGGTGAAAGAAACCACTCCCACGATAGGCACTTCCGATTCCAAAGCAACCATATTGGTCGAAACATCCAAACCAAGAGCCACCAAGCGCAGACTTTCCTCCAAAGTGCTTGTGCCCGGAGGCCCCGACACGATTCCGTATCTTTCTTTCGACCCCTCGATGCTGAAAGCCATGTTTGAGCAGGCCAACTATCTGCGCCGCTCCGATGTCCCCAAGACTGGGGCATCCGGCATATCCAAAGAAGAAATGCTCCGCACGGTGGAGCTGCTGCAAAATGTGCAACTGCTCGACCCCACTGTGATGCTCACCACTTTCGACTTCTACGGTATCAACACCGATTTGCACAACAACCGCGTTCGTATGACGGGCTACTACACCCCCGTTATCAAAGCCAGCCGTGTCCGCACGAGCGAATACACGGTGCCCATGTTGCGGCGGCCCGAATCGAACGTTCCGCCAGCCGAGCTCATCGAAGAAGGGGCACTCGAAGGAAGAGGCCTTGAGTTGGCATGGTTGCGGAGCAAAAAAGAATTGGCGAACGCTCAGCTGCAAGGCAACTGCTTGGTGGAATTTTCTGACGGGCAGCGCCAACATTTCGGCTTTGGCGGCTCCGTGAAGCGGTCGAAAGGCGGCAAGGGCAAGTATGTTTTCTTTACGCCTGTTGACAATGAGGTGCTTGGCTGTGGGTTTTTCCCACTTACGGCGGGTTATTCTGTGGCTGTTGACCCTCGCTTCATACCTATTGGCAGCACGCTCTTGGCTGAGTTGCCCAACATCGACGCGAATGGCAAACTCCTGGGCTACACCTATCGCATCATTTTCGCCCAAGACCGAGGCGGAGCCATTCTGACCACCAAGCGGATGGACTTGTACTCGGGCGTAGGTCAGATGGGCTTGCAAGAAGCCCGTAAAATCAATCGCTATGGCAGGCTTTGGCTGATGTTGCCAAAGGAAAGATGA
- the ftsH gene encoding ATP-dependent zinc metalloprotease FtsH — MEEQKGKNKRDEEQDELRPQRDSEPNGDGMPRFSFMWIYILVGLALLGLQMAKFMGGSQKATMPDLDKWARKGQVDKIVIISDTEAQIFIKKDSLISPDHDNLKPELKEADNKLPHYVVNIGKPEVYQPWLKEVNEQLLKEKKPKIIPIMDPQTNWTATLLTYLLPLLIFIGLWLFILRRMGGGPGGPGSQIFNIGKSKATLFDNNTKVNITFADVAGLDEAKEEVMEVVDFLKNPKKYTTLGGKIPKGVLLVGPPGTGKTLLAKAVAGEAGAPFFSISGSDFVEMFVGVGASRVRDLFRQAREKAPCIIFIDEIDAIGRARGRGAIQGGNDERENTLNQLLVEMDGFPTDKGVILMAATNRPDILDNALMRPGRFDRQIGIGRPDLNGRAQIFEVHMKNIKVAPEVTAMALSEMTPGFVGADIANVCNEAALIAARKEKKAVDMEDFNYALDKVIGGLEKKNKIISPEEKQIIAYHEAGHAICGWFLEHAHPLVKVTIVPRGLAALGYAQYLPKEQYITRKEKLLDDMCMTLGGRAAESVVFDKISTGAQSDLDHVTRLSYDMIINYGLNDKVGNVSYYSMMNESYTRPFSEQTAYLIDQEVKIMIEEQYARAKNLLREKRKELDALAQALLEKEVLHRADLERIIGKRPFADPTPGESHRVAEVEPTRHEDEDDYRD; from the coding sequence ATGGAAGAGCAAAAAGGAAAAAATAAACGCGACGAGGAGCAGGACGAACTGCGCCCGCAACGCGACAGCGAACCAAACGGCGACGGTATGCCGCGCTTTAGCTTCATGTGGATTTACATCCTCGTGGGTCTCGCGCTGCTGGGGCTGCAAATGGCCAAGTTCATGGGCGGCTCGCAGAAAGCCACCATGCCCGACTTGGACAAATGGGCACGCAAAGGTCAGGTGGATAAAATTGTCATCATCAGCGACACGGAAGCACAAATCTTCATCAAGAAAGACTCCCTCATCTCGCCCGACCACGACAACCTGAAACCCGAACTCAAAGAGGCTGACAACAAACTGCCTCATTATGTGGTGAATATCGGCAAGCCAGAGGTCTATCAGCCCTGGCTCAAAGAGGTGAACGAGCAATTGCTCAAAGAGAAAAAGCCGAAAATCATCCCCATCATGGACCCCCAGACCAACTGGACGGCCACCTTGCTCACATATTTGTTGCCTTTGCTGATTTTCATCGGCCTCTGGCTTTTCATCCTTCGCCGCATGGGCGGTGGGCCAGGCGGGCCGGGGTCGCAGATTTTCAACATCGGCAAGTCGAAGGCAACTTTGTTTGACAACAACACAAAGGTCAACATCACCTTTGCGGACGTGGCGGGTCTTGACGAAGCCAAGGAAGAGGTGATGGAAGTGGTGGATTTTTTGAAAAATCCGAAAAAATATACCACGCTGGGCGGCAAAATCCCCAAAGGCGTGTTGTTGGTCGGCCCTCCCGGCACGGGCAAGACCCTCTTGGCCAAAGCAGTAGCCGGAGAAGCCGGCGCGCCCTTCTTCTCCATTTCTGGTTCTGATTTCGTGGAAATGTTTGTGGGCGTGGGAGCCTCTCGGGTGCGCGACCTTTTCCGCCAAGCGCGTGAAAAAGCACCTTGCATCATCTTCATTGACGAAATAGATGCCATTGGCCGCGCACGCGGACGCGGTGCCATTCAAGGCGGCAACGACGAGCGCGAAAACACCCTCAACCAGCTGCTCGTGGAAATGGATGGTTTCCCGACCGACAAAGGGGTGATTCTGATGGCAGCCACCAACCGTCCCGACATTTTGGACAATGCGTTGATGCGCCCGGGGCGCTTCGACCGGCAAATTGGCATCGGTCGCCCCGACCTGAATGGCCGTGCACAGATTTTTGAGGTGCACATGAAAAACATCAAGGTAGCACCCGAAGTCACCGCCATGGCTTTGTCCGAAATGACACCGGGGTTTGTGGGTGCCGACATCGCCAATGTGTGCAACGAAGCCGCGCTTATCGCCGCCCGCAAGGAAAAAAAGGCCGTGGACATGGAAGATTTCAACTATGCGCTCGACAAGGTGATTGGCGGTCTCGAAAAGAAAAACAAAATTATCAGCCCGGAAGAGAAGCAAATCATCGCCTACCACGAGGCGGGCCATGCGATATGCGGGTGGTTCCTCGAACACGCACACCCGCTCGTGAAAGTGACCATCGTGCCACGCGGCCTTGCCGCATTGGGCTACGCTCAATACCTACCCAAAGAGCAATACATCACACGCAAGGAAAAATTGCTCGACGATATGTGCATGACCCTCGGAGGCCGTGCCGCAGAGTCGGTAGTGTTCGACAAAATCAGCACCGGCGCACAAAGCGACCTCGACCACGTCACCCGATTGTCTTATGACATGATTATCAACTACGGCCTCAACGACAAAGTAGGCAACGTGTCGTACTACTCCATGATGAACGAGTCGTATACGCGCCCCTTCTCCGAGCAGACGGCTTATCTCATTGACCAAGAGGTGAAAATCATGATAGAGGAGCAATATGCCCGCGCCAAAAATCTGCTGCGCGAAAAACGCAAGGAACTCGACGCATTGGCACAGGCGCTTCTGGAAAAAGAGGTGCTGCACCGCGCCGATTTGGAACGCATCATCGGCAAACGCCCTTTTGCCGACCCAACACCCGGCGAAAGCCATCGGGTAGCGGAAGTGGAGCCGACGCGCCACGAGGATGAGGATGATTATCGTGACTGA
- a CDS encoding NUDIX hydrolase, whose amino-acid sequence MAFQWKGRQPDQSPNPWKTLSAQTVYENPWIRVEHRDVLNPSGGAGIYGVVHFKNTAIGIVPLDDEGCTWLVGQYRYTLKRYSWEIPEGGGLVDTDPLESAKRELLEETGIIARRWTPLLEMHISNSVTDEYGVVYVAQDLVMGKAQPEETEQLLIRRLPFSEAVEMVMRGDITDSLSMVALLKVNEWLRNGII is encoded by the coding sequence ATGGCATTTCAATGGAAAGGTCGTCAACCCGACCAAAGCCCCAACCCTTGGAAAACCCTCTCCGCTCAGACAGTTTACGAAAACCCGTGGATTCGGGTAGAACACCGAGACGTGCTCAACCCATCTGGCGGCGCGGGCATCTATGGGGTTGTTCATTTTAAAAACACAGCCATCGGCATCGTGCCCCTCGACGACGAAGGTTGCACTTGGCTTGTGGGCCAATATCGCTACACGCTGAAAAGATATTCGTGGGAAATCCCCGAAGGCGGCGGCTTGGTGGATACTGACCCGCTCGAATCGGCCAAACGGGAACTCTTGGAGGAAACGGGCATCATTGCTCGACGCTGGACACCCTTGCTGGAGATGCATATCTCAAACTCCGTGACAGATGAGTATGGAGTTGTATATGTGGCACAGGATTTGGTAATGGGTAAAGCACAGCCCGAAGAAACAGAACAGTTGCTCATTCGCCGCCTACCATTCAGCGAAGCCGTGGAAATGGTCATGCGGGGCGACATCACGGATTCTCTCTCGATGGTCGCGCTTTTGAAAGTTAACGAATGGCTGAGAAACGGCATCATATAA
- the rsfS gene encoding ribosome silencing factor, giving the protein MEQLNHLIVEGIRDKKGKNIVQLDLRKLGDAPADFFIICEGDSNTHVKAISESIYKKVKEEMHTMPSHTEGSSNAKWILMDYFNTVVHVFYPETRHFYEIESLWSDAETTEFGEV; this is encoded by the coding sequence TTGGAACAACTAAACCACCTCATCGTCGAGGGCATCCGCGATAAAAAAGGCAAAAATATCGTTCAACTCGACCTACGGAAACTCGGCGATGCTCCCGCTGATTTTTTTATCATCTGCGAGGGCGATTCCAACACCCACGTAAAGGCGATTTCCGAGAGTATTTACAAAAAAGTGAAGGAGGAAATGCACACGATGCCTTCTCACACGGAGGGGTCGAGCAATGCCAAATGGATTCTAATGGACTATTTCAACACGGTTGTGCACGTTTTTTACCCAGAGACCCGTCATTTTTACGAAATAGAAAGCCTCTGGAGCGACGCGGAAACAACCGAGTTTGGCGAAGTATGA
- a CDS encoding SH3 domain-containing protein: MKIPRVETLIILVFFGCVVLWAISKCGTQRADFVRHARELNEDEPTERPTQRDTAVARRPTPPPVNTQNPTPAPPVATTPTTAAPIPQPGAQPARPTISNQPSPAAAEPSATNPKYATLYVTIEGLKVRKEPGLKGETIAKLQLYEPVTFLNQKTDWTQEISLGLEKVTDHWVKIRTQTGKEGWVFGAGLHYYKMKRQGVLE; this comes from the coding sequence ATGAAAATTCCCAGAGTCGAGACGCTCATCATCTTGGTCTTTTTTGGTTGTGTAGTCCTGTGGGCTATTTCAAAATGCGGCACTCAACGCGCTGATTTTGTGCGCCACGCACGGGAATTGAACGAAGACGAGCCGACCGAGCGCCCCACCCAACGCGACACAGCCGTGGCACGACGCCCCACGCCCCCGCCCGTGAACACACAAAACCCGACACCAGCCCCGCCTGTGGCTACCACCCCGACCACTGCCGCTCCCATACCTCAGCCCGGCGCACAGCCTGCCAGGCCCACTATCTCAAACCAGCCCAGCCCCGCCGCGGCCGAACCTTCCGCCACAAACCCCAAATATGCCACGCTCTATGTCACCATCGAAGGGCTGAAAGTGCGCAAGGAACCCGGCCTGAAAGGAGAAACCATCGCCAAACTCCAACTTTATGAACCTGTGACATTTTTGAACCAAAAAACCGATTGGACGCAGGAAATCAGCCTTGGCCTTGAAAAGGTGACCGACCATTGGGTCAAAATCCGCACCCAAACGGGCAAAGAAGGGTGGGTGTTTGGCGCTGGCCTGCATTACTACAAGATGAAAAGGCAGGGCGTCTTGGAATAA
- a CDS encoding biotin--[acetyl-CoA-carboxylase] ligase: protein MANTLFIGKVYHRFDELPSTNDWALELIAAPASSGQGAAKSKPPEGTVVRADSQSAGRGQFGSRWESERGKNLLLSVILRPTWLEAKAQFYLSMAVALALRDTVADALSTVKWPNDLCLGARKTAGILIQNSLSGQFLQTSVVGIGLNVNQMEFDPALPNPTSLALFFGKKFELDEITECIFERLERRYLQLKSGQRAAIKAEYERALYRLGKPSKFVRAADNSEFGGIIRGVTEEGRLRVETETGGETFEVKEVRLLHSSDDFDSSEE, encoded by the coding sequence ATGGCAAACACACTTTTTATCGGAAAAGTTTACCACCGTTTCGACGAACTGCCCTCGACGAACGATTGGGCGCTCGAACTTATCGCTGCGCCCGCCTCGTCGGGGCAGGGGGCAGCAAAAAGCAAGCCACCGGAAGGAACGGTCGTCAGGGCTGACAGTCAGTCAGCCGGGCGCGGACAGTTTGGCAGTCGATGGGAAAGCGAACGCGGGAAAAACCTCCTGCTCAGCGTGATTTTGCGCCCCACTTGGCTGGAGGCAAAGGCGCAATTTTATCTGAGCATGGCCGTAGCCTTGGCGCTCCGCGACACAGTGGCCGATGCACTATCCACCGTCAAATGGCCTAACGACCTCTGCCTCGGCGCTCGAAAGACCGCTGGTATTTTGATTCAAAACAGCCTCTCCGGGCAGTTTTTGCAGACTTCTGTCGTCGGCATCGGCTTGAATGTCAATCAAATGGAGTTTGACCCAGCGCTGCCCAATCCGACTTCGCTGGCCTTGTTTTTTGGAAAAAAATTCGAGTTGGACGAAATAACCGAATGCATTTTCGAGCGCCTCGAAAGGCGCTATTTGCAACTCAAATCAGGCCAACGAGCGGCTATCAAGGCCGAATACGAACGGGCGTTGTATCGCCTCGGCAAGCCGTCGAAGTTCGTTCGTGCCGCCGATAATTCAGAGTTTGGAGGCATCATTCGAGGGGTGACGGAGGAAGGGCGGCTGCGCGTGGAGACTGAAACCGGGGGGGAGACTTTTGAGGTGAAGGAGGTGCGTTTGCTCCACTCGTCCGACGATTTCGATTCGTCGGAGGAATAG
- a CDS encoding sterol desaturase family protein yields MEAYGAILNLVIPIFFLLYFIENIVAWRRGERVIRGLDSISSFSSGITNVVKDVLGLSVGILSYAWLVERVEIFHIEATWLLYAVAFIAVDFQGYWVHRWSHEINFLWNRHIIHHSSEEFNLSCALRQSISTFINYFTFLLLPAALLGVPGMVIAIIGPLHLFLQYWYHTRLIGKMGWLEKVIVTPSHHRVHHAINPEYMDKNYGQIFILWDKWFGTFQEELPEVPAVYGVKRPVRTWNPFKINFQHFWLMFTDAWRTRSWWDRIRLWFMPTGWRPEDVQHRYPVLSIGDVYHFEKYDTPASRALVAWSWAQMFFNYFLLIYFFAYLGKIGAPGVFLYGAFVFASIYAYTELMDRNRYAHLFESLKSAFGLYLIWQAGGDWFGARSNVGAWYVHIVAAYCVLSALVSIYFVEFEIKRGYGRLMTEHESFMSASGEKKSS; encoded by the coding sequence ATGGAAGCTTACGGTGCTATTCTAAATTTGGTTATCCCTATTTTTTTTCTGTTGTATTTCATCGAGAACATCGTGGCGTGGCGGCGCGGCGAGCGGGTCATTCGTGGGTTGGACAGCATATCGAGTTTTAGTTCGGGCATCACCAACGTGGTGAAGGATGTGTTGGGGCTAAGCGTGGGGATTCTCAGCTACGCTTGGTTGGTGGAGCGGGTAGAGATTTTCCACATCGAAGCCACTTGGCTGCTGTATGCGGTCGCGTTCATCGCGGTAGATTTTCAGGGTTATTGGGTGCATCGCTGGAGCCACGAAATCAATTTTTTGTGGAACCGCCACATCATTCACCACAGCAGCGAGGAGTTCAATCTTTCGTGCGCGTTGCGACAATCCATTTCCACGTTCATCAATTATTTCACCTTTTTGCTGCTGCCTGCCGCGCTGTTGGGCGTGCCGGGCATGGTAATCGCCATCATTGGTCCGTTGCATTTGTTTTTGCAATACTGGTATCACACCAGGCTTATTGGCAAGATGGGCTGGCTCGAAAAGGTCATCGTGACACCTTCGCACCACCGCGTGCATCATGCCATCAATCCCGAATACATGGACAAGAACTACGGGCAGATTTTTATTCTTTGGGACAAATGGTTTGGCACGTTCCAAGAAGAACTGCCCGAAGTGCCGGCTGTTTACGGGGTGAAACGCCCTGTGCGTACTTGGAACCCGTTCAAAATCAACTTCCAGCATTTTTGGCTGATGTTCACCGATGCTTGGCGCACGCGCAGTTGGTGGGACAGAATCCGGCTCTGGTTCATGCCGACGGGCTGGCGCCCTGAGGACGTGCAGCATCGCTATCCGGTATTGAGCATCGGCGATGTGTACCACTTCGAGAAATATGACACCCCCGCTTCTCGGGCGCTGGTGGCGTGGTCGTGGGCGCAGATGTTTTTCAACTACTTTTTGCTGATTTATTTCTTTGCGTATCTCGGCAAGATTGGTGCTCCGGGCGTGTTTCTCTACGGTGCCTTTGTGTTTGCCTCTATCTACGCTTACACGGAGTTGATGGACAGGAATCGCTACGCTCACTTGTTTGAGTCGCTGAAATCTGCTTTTGGCCTATATCTGATTTGGCAGGCGGGGGGCGATTGGTTTGGTGCCCGGTCCAATGTGGGCGCATGGTATGTCCACATCGTCGCGGCATACTGTGTGTTGTCGGCCCTCGTCTCTATCTATTTTGTGGAATTTGAAATCAAGCGGGGTTATGGGCGCCTGATGACGGAGCATGAATCCTTTATGAGCGCCTCAGGAGAGAAAAAGTCTTCGTAA
- the dprA gene encoding DNA-processing protein DprA produces MTDSLQHQIALTLVPQVGPVTSKVLVSYCGSAEAVFRAPRKELVKIPGVGPITADYLLSAAPLQLAEREMAFLEQHNVEALFYTHEQYPARLKQCHDCPPMIFFKGSSLDLLAARRVVAIVGTRQPTDYGKVICEEIVEGLKAYNVVVVSGLAFGIDITAHRKSCALDMPNIGVLGHGLSNIYPSQHRSVALKMLENGGLVTEYVHDTRPDREHFPMRNRIIAGLSDALVVVETAASGGSMISAELATQYERELFAVPGRVRDAKSAGCNLLLKKEEAKLVESAADIAAALRWDEASKQKSVQTQLFLDLNPAETNILSIVRDQPEISIDHLSKAAQLTPGELASIILGLEFKGVIRTLPGKRYLVSA; encoded by the coding sequence ATGACCGATAGCCTCCAACATCAAATCGCCTTGACATTAGTGCCGCAAGTAGGCCCTGTCACTTCCAAAGTGCTCGTCAGCTATTGCGGCAGCGCCGAGGCAGTGTTTCGCGCTCCTCGAAAAGAGTTGGTCAAAATACCCGGCGTAGGCCCCATCACGGCGGATTATCTGCTCTCCGCAGCCCCACTTCAATTAGCCGAACGCGAGATGGCTTTTCTCGAACAACACAACGTGGAGGCGCTTTTTTACACACACGAACAGTATCCCGCACGGCTCAAGCAGTGCCACGATTGTCCTCCGATGATATTTTTCAAGGGTTCCTCGCTCGATTTGTTGGCAGCCCGTCGGGTAGTCGCCATCGTGGGCACCCGCCAGCCGACCGACTATGGCAAGGTAATATGCGAGGAAATAGTGGAGGGATTGAAAGCATACAACGTGGTAGTGGTCAGCGGGCTGGCTTTTGGCATAGACATCACGGCGCATCGCAAGTCTTGCGCCTTGGATATGCCCAATATCGGTGTGCTGGGACATGGCTTGAGCAACATCTACCCCAGCCAACACCGCAGCGTCGCGCTCAAGATGCTCGAAAATGGCGGATTGGTGACGGAGTATGTGCACGACACCAGACCCGACCGCGAGCATTTCCCCATGCGCAACCGCATCATCGCCGGGCTGAGCGACGCGCTCGTCGTGGTAGAAACGGCTGCCAGCGGAGGCTCCATGATTTCCGCTGAATTGGCCACACAATACGAACGCGAGTTGTTCGCCGTGCCCGGTCGGGTGCGCGATGCCAAGAGTGCGGGCTGCAATCTGCTCCTCAAAAAAGAAGAGGCAAAACTCGTGGAATCTGCCGCCGACATCGCCGCTGCCCTTCGCTGGGACGAGGCCAGCAAACAAAAATCCGTGCAAACCCAACTTTTCCTCGACCTTAACCCCGCCGAAACCAATATCCTCAGCATCGTGCGCGACCAACCGGAAATTTCGATTGACCACCTCTCGAAGGCCGCCCAACTCACGCCAGGCGAATTGGCCTCCATTATCTTGGGCTTAGAGTTCAAAGGCGTGATACGGACGCTGCCCGGAAAGCGGTACCTGGTTTCTGCATGA
- a CDS encoding BLUF domain-containing protein — MPVFQLIYRSKANAYFNDDDLIVLLRQCRSKNIEKNVTGILLYGYGNFIQLLEGDDDVVRDLYAHRISLDQRHREPVILHQGYIPKRLFKDWSMAFQPLNAERVRSLSGYLDPAAQESETGKNLLSPMRLLEVIQGFATDMNRR, encoded by the coding sequence ATGCCAGTATTCCAACTCATCTACCGAAGCAAAGCCAACGCCTATTTCAACGACGACGACTTGATAGTGTTGCTCCGACAGTGCCGGTCAAAAAATATCGAGAAAAACGTCACAGGTATCCTGCTCTATGGCTACGGCAATTTTATTCAGCTATTGGAAGGAGACGACGACGTGGTGCGCGACCTCTATGCGCATCGAATCTCGCTCGACCAACGACACCGCGAGCCAGTCATTTTGCACCAGGGATACATTCCCAAACGACTGTTCAAGGATTGGTCCATGGCCTTTCAGCCGCTCAATGCCGAGCGAGTGCGCAGTTTGAGCGGCTACTTGGACCCCGCCGCGCAAGAGTCCGAAACAGGCAAGAACCTATTGTCGCCCATGCGATTGTTGGAAGTGATACAAGGCTTTGCGACAGACATGAACAGGCGATAA